The nucleotide window AGGTCACAACCCAGCTGGTAGCCGAGCCCGTGGCTTTTTCCACCGATTCGTTCAGGTCGCGCACGGCTTCGGCCGGGTTTACCACCCGCTGCTCTACCGGCACGTTTTCGTTCTGGGCGTAGGCAAACGAGGTATTGCGCAGCCGCAACGTGTTCAAATCCACGCGGGAACGAATCAAATCAATGTTTTCGGCCGTGGCTTCCGCCTCCCCAATGCGGGTGCTGATAAACTGAGCCGCCACGTTGTTGCGGTACACCAGGCTCACGTTGTTCAGCGCGGCGCTATTCAGCCCCAGGGTCGTTGTCAGGGGCTCCGAAGGGGTATCCGGCGGCACCTTGCTTTGCACAATCCCGATGCTGGTATTCTTCAGCGCGGCCGTGTTGATGCGGTAAATCGACTTGTCCACGTCTACTTCATCCATCGTGACGGCTAGGTCGCCTACTTTGGTACGGATGTCGTTGCCGTCGACCTGGTCCTGGTAGGTCAGGAAGATGTTGGACAGGTGCAGGTCGCCGATATTATACTTAAAGCCGCCGGTGGAGTCTACGGGGGCAGTAGTCGTAGTGTCGCCGGTGGCAAAGGCGGCCACGATGAAGTCGTAGTTCGACACGCTGTCGGGCTCGGTGCGCTTGATGTGCAGCGTACCATCGTTGAGCTCCAATGACTTCACGTTGATCTGCGACTTGGTCAAAGCCCACAAATCCAGGTTTACGCCCAGGTGGCCCACGGACAGCAGGGTATCCCGCTGCTGGTCTTCCAGATAGACGTTGTCGAAGGAAATGGCATTGCGGAAGTCGGTGCGGAATTTTCCGATGCGGACTTCCGTGCCCAGCTTATCCCGCAGGTAGCCCTCGGCCTTGCGGGCCACGAAGTCCTGCGTCGCGGGAAATTGCAAAGCCACCACGGCCACAATTACCAGCAGTAGCACAAAGGCCACTAACCCTAGAATGGCATATAGGGCGCGGCGGGCGTAAGTAGGTAGAGAGTTGATGGCGCAAAAAGAGTATAAGGTCCGCCCGTCCCAACGAAAAAAGCGCCCCGGGGTTGGCTTTTATCTGCCACGGGTCGGCGGTGTTTACCGAAAGCCCAGCCCTATAACATATACTTTTTCAGATAAAGAAAATTATCTGAAAATCAGCCGAACTCTTCCCAAACCCCTATAAGCCTTAAATTCCTGTATTTATGAGAATTAACCAGCTGCAAGCACCTGCTTAGGAGCGTAATTAACTACGCAACTAATCAATTACTCCCGGAGAGTGAAAACTTACTCCGCCACTCTATTATCTTTCGCCTCCAATTCGATTTCCACCCTCCCATGATTCTTCGTTTTACCCTGCCCTTCCACACTACCTGGGGCCAGCGGCTGGTAGTATGCGGCTCCGAACCCAGCCTGGGTTCCTGGAACCTGGCCCAGGCCCTGAACCTGCATTACAGCCCGGCTTCCGGCATCTGGAGCCACGAAATCAGCCTGCCCGACGACCAGGCCGGCACGGTAGAGTACAAGTACATTCTGCTGGACGAGCGCACCGGCAACGAAGACTGGGAGTGGGGTGCCAACCGCCGGGTAGAGTACGACGGCCGGCAGTTTAGCCGCATCGTGCAGGAAGACTACTGGCGGGCCGCGGCCCAGCCCGAAAATGAACTGCACACCGCCGCCTTTACCCAGGCCCTGATGCGCCGCCCGGCCCGGCCTGCCAGTAAAGCCGCCGCGGCCACCAAGCCCGCCGCCCGCTTGGCCGATTCCGTTGTGCGCTTCCAGCTGGTAGCGCCCCGCGTCGATTCCGACCATCTGCTCTGCGTGCTCGGCTCCGACCCGGCCCTGGGCGCCTGGGATGCCCGCAAGGCCGTTCTGCTTTCCGACACCAGCTACCCGACCTGGACTGCGGATGTGGCTCTGGAACACCCCGAGCGCACCACGCAGTATAAGTATGGCATCTGGGACCCGCGGGAAAAGAAAATCTTGCACCTGGAAGCCGGCGACGACCGGGTGATTTCGCCCTCGGCCGACCGCAAAACGCTGCGAGTGCGGGCCGATGAAGGCTTCCGCTACCCTACCGGCCATTGGCGCGGGGCGGGCGTAGCCCTGCCCGTGTTTGCCCTGCGCAGCCGCCGCGGCCTGGGCGTGGGCGAGTTCCCCGATTTGAAGCTGCTCATCGACTGGGCGGCCAGCACCGGCCTGAAGATGGTGCAGATTCTGCCCATCAATGACACTACGGCTACGCACACCTGGGTTGATTCCTACCCCTACGCGGCCATTTCGGTGTTTGCCCTGCACCCGCAGTACCTGAACCTGGATGAAATTGCCGAGTTCCGGGAAGCTGCCGACCGTCAGGAGCTCGAGAAGCTGCGCGACGAGTTCAACGAGCTCGACTTCGTGGACTACGAGCCGGTAATGAAGGCCAAGTGGCAGTTTATCAAGACGCTGTACCAGCAGGAGAAAGCCGCCTTCCTGGCCGACCCCGAGTTTCAGGCTTTCCGCGAGGAGCAGAAAAGCTGGCTAGTGCCCTACGCGGCCTTCTCCGCGCTCCGGGACCGGTTCCACACCGCCGACTTCTCGCAGTGGCCCGCCGAGTTTCAAACGCCCCAGAATCTGGATGAGCTGACGGCCGAAACCCAGCCCGACTTCGACGAGTTTGGCCTGCACTTCTTTACTCAGTTCCACCTCGATAAGCAGTTGCGTGAGGCCGTGGAGTATGCCCGCCAGAGCGGCGTAGTGATGAAAGGCGACCTGCCTATCGGTATTTACCGCCACTCGGCCGACGCCTGGACCCAGCCCGAGCTCTACCACATGGACCAGCAGGCCGGCGCTCCGCCGGACGACTTCTCGACCACCGGCCAGAACTGGCGCTTTCCGACCTACAACTGGGAACGGATGGCTGAGGATGGCTACCTGTGGTGGAAGCAGCGCATGAGTCACCTGGCCCGCTACTTCGACGCGCTGCGCATCGACCATATTCTGGGCTTTTTCCGCATCTGGGAAATGCCTGGTCACTCTGTGGAAGGCTTGCTGGGTCACTTCTCCCCTGCTCTGCCCCTGCACCGCCACGAAATCGAGCAGCGCCTGGGCTGGTTCGACCACGGCCGCCTGTGTGAGCCCTACATCCGCTGGCACATCCTGACCGACATCTTCAAGGAGCAGGCCGAGGCGGTGAAAAACGAATTCCTGGACGAGGCCAGCTTCGGCGTGTTTCACCTGAAGGAGACGGTGCGCACCCAGCGCCAGATTGAGGCTTTGTTTGAGCAGAAGCTGGCCGCCGACCCACACAATTCAGAGCACTACGTGTGGCTGCGCACCAGCCTCTACAAGCTGGTCAACGAGGTACTGTTTGTGCCCGCCGAGCAGGCCGACTTCTACCACCCGCGCATCACGCTGCCCAAAACCTACTCGTTTCGGGAGTTGGATGAGCCGAGCCGTCACCGCCTCCACGACCTCTACAACGACTTTTTCTACCGTCGGCATGAGGAGTTCTGGCGCGACCAGGGCATGGTGAAGCTGCCGGCTGTGCGCTACGCCACCAACATGCTCATCTGCGGCGAAGACCTGGGCATGGTGCCCGAGTCGGTGCCGGGCGTGATGAAGGCGCTGGGTATTCTGGGCCTCAACATCCAGCGCATGCCCTCCGACCCTAGCGTAGAGTTTGGCCACCCCAACGCGGCGCCCTACCTGTCGGTGGTAAGCCCCGGTTCCCACGATATGAGCACCGTGCGCGGCTGGTGGGAAGAAGACCCTATCCGGACCCAGCGCTTCTTCGAAAACACCCTGGGCCACTGGGGCGAGGCAGCTCCGTACTACTGTGAGCCCTGGGTGGCCCGCGAAATTACGGCTCAGCACCTGCACTCCCCGGCCATGTGGGCCGTGTTTCCGCTGCAGGATTTGCTGGCCATGGATGCCGATCTGCGCCGCGCCAACCCGCTCGACGAGCAGATCAACGTACCCAGCAACCCGACCCACTTCTGGAAGTATCGCCTCCACCTCAACCTGGAAGATCTGGTGCAGGAAGTGGGCTTCAACCACGAGGTTCAGCAGCTGGTTATCAAGAGCCACCGCCTGCAGGTATACTAATGGTTTCGGCCCGCCTGGGCTTGTTTCCGGGGCTATATCAGAACGGTTTCATCGTCATGATGAAACCGTTTTTTTGTGCCCGCCGGCTCCCGAATTAGTGGCAAAAGGAGAAAGCCTATTGACGAACTGCAGGGCGAAGTCCAGTTTGATTTTAAACGGCTATATAGGATTTTATCTAAGTTGGCACTTTAGGTCATTCAGCAAGCACATACCCTCATTCAGCGAGTTAATCAGGATACTTAGCAAAAATTTCAGACCTTAGCAGTATTGGACTTTATGTTTGTAGCGCGAAACTCACCTGTGTCAGCTTCTTTCCTAAATCCGGCGCTATTCACGTTTCGTAAGCTTTGCTTAGTTCAACTAAGCTTGTAAGTGTACAAACTGGGTTTAATACCTAGCCAACTGCCATCAACTTCCAACGCCTTGACTTTTTGAGCTTTGTCAAAAACACAGTGACTGTGTTGCTTTTTTCAGTCAGCAAGGCCTGCATTTTATCAGCATTTTCACAATTCCTCTTTACTACATGAAAACAACCTTACGATTAGCACTTTCGCTGCTAGCCGGGCTACTAGGAGGGTATTCCCCTGCTTGGGCTGAAGGGTCCAAAAACCTGACTCCGGGCACCAATAACTTGGCCTTGACCGCTGCTGATAATGACCGGTGCGGCTACCTGGTGCATAACTCCGACTCCGAGTCGGGTGGGGTAGACATATCCTACGGCTTTCTCAAGCCAGCTAGCTGGGTAAGCCCCTTGGGTGCACCCTTCAGCCCGGACTATCGGCTCTTCATTCGTCTGCAGCCTGGCGAGAAGCTGTCGTATGGGGTACAAAGAGCCAACGACGTGAACTTTACCACCAGTAACTATAAGGACCTGGTTTTGACGTTGCGCTATGGCACCGGTGAGGGCACTATTGTTAAGCAGAATACGCTTACGCGCAATGCCACTACCAGCTACTTGCTGAACACAAACCAGCCAGGCGTTATTGATGACTACGCCCAGGCAGCCGCTGGCCCATTGCCCGCTGCCGGTGGGTACGATCCGCTTACATACACCAACAACACTGGTACTGCCCAAGACTTCTTCATTGAGTTTACCCAGGTAGGCGAATTCACTGACGCTGGAAGCCAGCCGGGCTTCAACGACCTCAGAACGAAAAATACGGCTTTTACGAACGGAGCAACGGCTACCGGTAACCGCATCTTCAGCACCTACAATCTGTGGGACTTTACCGTAACGGGCACCGACAACCAGGTTAAGAACGGGCGTCTGTTCAGCAAAGCCTGGTCGTTCTCCTCTTTGGCACCAGCGAACTTACTGTCTAGCAAATTCACGCTCTACCCCCTGGTAGAAAGCCGTGCTACTGCTAACAGCTACTATGTAAAGGCCATTGAGCTGGCGGGCCTGCGCCCCTATGCCTTCTTCTTCGTTACAAATGAGTTTGGCTCCACAGCTGCTACTGGCCGTACTACCGTAGCCGATCGGCGCAAAAGTCAGGTTAATAATACCGCCTACGCACAGTATCCTAGCTTCGTGAACGACCCGGACCCGACCATATGGCCCAGCGCTACCGTTCCTACAGCATCTATCACCCCACAGCCTTACTGCCGCAGTGGCAATACGGAGGTAGCCTTTACCACCTCCTCTTCCGAAACCGGCCGCTTTGATATCAATATCACCTACGGCGGCAACACCCGCACGCTGACGACTGATGTAGTCGCTGGCTCATCGGCTACCGTCATCTGGGACGGCTTGGTAAACGGCACGCGCGTACCAGCAGGTCAGACCATCAACTACAACTTTACAAACCGGGGAGCCCCCGTCAATTTCCCTCTGTACGACGCGGAAAACAACGAGGGCGGCTTTGTGGTCCGTAACGTTCGGCCCTCGGCGGCTGGCGCCGATGCGTTGTACTGGGATGACACTAACATTGCCGCGCTGGGTACCAGTAGTTTGAACGGCACCATTAGCCCGGCACACGGCTGGGGCAACGGTGGCACGGGCACTCCCGGTAACGCTGCAACGGTAAATACGTGGACTTACGGCTTTGTAAGCGCAGCCAACAACCTCACCTACACCACCGTGAACGTCTGCGACAACGACGGTGACGGCATCACGGATAACGTTGATATCGACGACGACAACGACGGTATTCCCGACACTGTAGAAGCTATGTCTGGCACCACTAGCGTTGACCCTAGCGCCTTTGCCGATGCAGCCTCGCCTATTCGCTACCTGGACGTAGACTATGTACACCCAATTTTCGGGGCGTTCAGAGACCTGGACAACGACGGTGTCAACGATATCTTTGATACAGACATGGACGGAATTCCGAACCAGTTTGATCTAGACTCGGATAACGACGGGTTAACGGACTCCTTTGAAGCTGGCCTCACTGCCCTTACCTGGGCTGGTACCGGTACTGCTACTGGCACTACCAGCGGTTACTCAGCCGCACTGGGACGTTTTACAAATACACTGGGCACTCTTGCAAACGCTGTAGGCACCAATGGCTTACCAAACGCGGTTGAGAACCGTGGCACTGTTGTAGGCAACGCCAGCACGGGAGGTACTGAGACCAATACGGTACGTTATACAATGGTTGACAGCGACGCCGACTCCTTCACGGCCAACAGCCAGACGGTATCGAACTACAACTTCCTGGACCTTGATTCAGACAACGACGGTATTTCCGACGAGATAGAAGCTCTGACTACGGCAATTTACGCCACTCGTAAAGCCCAAGCCAATTTCAACACGGACACTGACAGAGACGGTATCCGGGATGCCTACGATGGCAACGCAACCAATGGCAACTCCATTACTACCCGGACCGATACCGATAACGATGGTACGCCCGATATGTTTGATACCGACTCCGACGGCGATAATGCCGGCAAGTCGGGTCAGGCAATCTACTTGCAGACAGCCGACTGGACTGAAGGCTTTGATGTAGACGGCGATGGTAAAGCAGGTGATGAGATTGTAGCTTTGGCTCGTTTGTTCAGCACCAATAACCCCAGCAAAGGAAACTACTATGCCATTTCGACTAAAGGCAACGGCTATGGTGAAACCACCCTCTCAGCCTTCCTGCAGGACGATAACGGCAATGGCATTCCTAATTTCTTAGAGCCGGGCAGCGCTTATTACCACGACGACAACTTCAACGGCTTGGTCGACATATATGATCCGGCTTACGGCGGCAGCTCTTCTGCTGCTCCAAGACCCGCTGGCGGCACGGAAGCCAGCTTCCGGACCAATACGGTACAGGTGCCCCTGCCCGTAGAGCTCACCACCTTCACGGCCACGGCCGTAGGGCAGAGCGCCCGGTTGACTTGGGCTACGGCCTCGGAGAAAAACAACGCGTACTTCATCGTAGAGCGCGCCTATGGCGGCCTGGACTTCACCTCTATTGGAACGGTAAAAGGTGCTGTCACTACCCAGAAAGCCCAAAGCTACAGCTTCACCGACGCCGGCATCGGCGCCAAAAACCTGGGCACGATTTACTACCGCCTCAAGCAGGTCGACACCGACGGCACGGAAGTTCTGGCCGGCCCGGTACGCACTGTACTATTTGGTGGCGTGAAAGAAGTTACGGCCGCGCTGTACCCGAACCCAGCTGTTAATGACACCCAGCTCGACCTGAGCAGCCTGCCCGCCGGCAGCTACCAGGTATCGATTGTGGACGTTACCGGCCGCACGCTGGCTTCGGATACCTACGCGGGTGGCACGCAGCACTCGTTCGCCGTGCGCAGCCTCAAGCCAGGCTCTTACCTGGTTGTGATTCGCGGCAACAACGTGAAAATCACGAAGCGCCTGGTGAAGAACTAAGCTTCGCCAGCATTCCTTGAAAAAGCCTCTCCGCAAGGAGAGGCTTTTTTGTGTCCTATCCCCAGCTGCTGCAGGCTCGACACCAACCGAAAGGCCGGTTTTGGGGTATAGAGAAGCTACACTTCTGAGCGTATGCCACACCTATCTGCTTCCTTGCCCCGCCGCCGTCCTGCCACCCTATCCGCCACCGACTACGATGTTATCATTATTGGGGCGGGCAGTGCGGGCTTGAGTGCGGCACTGACCCTGGGCCGCTG belongs to Hymenobacter cellulosilyticus and includes:
- a CDS encoding 4-alpha-glucanotransferase, whose amino-acid sequence is MILRFTLPFHTTWGQRLVVCGSEPSLGSWNLAQALNLHYSPASGIWSHEISLPDDQAGTVEYKYILLDERTGNEDWEWGANRRVEYDGRQFSRIVQEDYWRAAAQPENELHTAAFTQALMRRPARPASKAAAATKPAARLADSVVRFQLVAPRVDSDHLLCVLGSDPALGAWDARKAVLLSDTSYPTWTADVALEHPERTTQYKYGIWDPREKKILHLEAGDDRVISPSADRKTLRVRADEGFRYPTGHWRGAGVALPVFALRSRRGLGVGEFPDLKLLIDWAASTGLKMVQILPINDTTATHTWVDSYPYAAISVFALHPQYLNLDEIAEFREAADRQELEKLRDEFNELDFVDYEPVMKAKWQFIKTLYQQEKAAFLADPEFQAFREEQKSWLVPYAAFSALRDRFHTADFSQWPAEFQTPQNLDELTAETQPDFDEFGLHFFTQFHLDKQLREAVEYARQSGVVMKGDLPIGIYRHSADAWTQPELYHMDQQAGAPPDDFSTTGQNWRFPTYNWERMAEDGYLWWKQRMSHLARYFDALRIDHILGFFRIWEMPGHSVEGLLGHFSPALPLHRHEIEQRLGWFDHGRLCEPYIRWHILTDIFKEQAEAVKNEFLDEASFGVFHLKETVRTQRQIEALFEQKLAADPHNSEHYVWLRTSLYKLVNEVLFVPAEQADFYHPRITLPKTYSFRELDEPSRHRLHDLYNDFFYRRHEEFWRDQGMVKLPAVRYATNMLICGEDLGMVPESVPGVMKALGILGLNIQRMPSDPSVEFGHPNAAPYLSVVSPGSHDMSTVRGWWEEDPIRTQRFFENTLGHWGEAAPYYCEPWVAREITAQHLHSPAMWAVFPLQDLLAMDADLRRANPLDEQINVPSNPTHFWKYRLHLNLEDLVQEVGFNHEVQQLVIKSHRLQVY
- a CDS encoding T9SS type A sorting domain-containing protein, yielding MTAADNDRCGYLVHNSDSESGGVDISYGFLKPASWVSPLGAPFSPDYRLFIRLQPGEKLSYGVQRANDVNFTTSNYKDLVLTLRYGTGEGTIVKQNTLTRNATTSYLLNTNQPGVIDDYAQAAAGPLPAAGGYDPLTYTNNTGTAQDFFIEFTQVGEFTDAGSQPGFNDLRTKNTAFTNGATATGNRIFSTYNLWDFTVTGTDNQVKNGRLFSKAWSFSSLAPANLLSSKFTLYPLVESRATANSYYVKAIELAGLRPYAFFFVTNEFGSTAATGRTTVADRRKSQVNNTAYAQYPSFVNDPDPTIWPSATVPTASITPQPYCRSGNTEVAFTTSSSETGRFDINITYGGNTRTLTTDVVAGSSATVIWDGLVNGTRVPAGQTINYNFTNRGAPVNFPLYDAENNEGGFVVRNVRPSAAGADALYWDDTNIAALGTSSLNGTISPAHGWGNGGTGTPGNAATVNTWTYGFVSAANNLTYTTVNVCDNDGDGITDNVDIDDDNDGIPDTVEAMSGTTSVDPSAFADAASPIRYLDVDYVHPIFGAFRDLDNDGVNDIFDTDMDGIPNQFDLDSDNDGLTDSFEAGLTALTWAGTGTATGTTSGYSAALGRFTNTLGTLANAVGTNGLPNAVENRGTVVGNASTGGTETNTVRYTMVDSDADSFTANSQTVSNYNFLDLDSDNDGISDEIEALTTAIYATRKAQANFNTDTDRDGIRDAYDGNATNGNSITTRTDTDNDGTPDMFDTDSDGDNAGKSGQAIYLQTADWTEGFDVDGDGKAGDEIVALARLFSTNNPSKGNYYAISTKGNGYGETTLSAFLQDDNGNGIPNFLEPGSAYYHDDNFNGLVDIYDPAYGGSSSAAPRPAGGTEASFRTNTVQVPLPVELTTFTATAVGQSARLTWATASEKNNAYFIVERAYGGLDFTSIGTVKGAVTTQKAQSYSFTDAGIGAKNLGTIYYRLKQVDTDGTEVLAGPVRTVLFGGVKEVTAALYPNPAVNDTQLDLSSLPAGSYQVSIVDVTGRTLASDTYAGGTQHSFAVRSLKPGSYLVVIRGNNVKITKRLVKN